TGCCGTACTGATCCTGTGCTGCGGCGTCGCGACAATCTTCACCGGTTCCCATGCGGCGCCGTGGTGGTCGCATCCCGGACATGCAGGCATTGCGCTGGTGATCGGATTTGCGCTGTTCGCGCGCGGCTGGCTCGGCGGGGGGGACGCCAAGACCTATGCCGCATTGGCATTGAGCTTCCCGATGTCGCAGGCGTTCGGCCTGCTGGCTGCCACATCGATTGCCATGCTGGCAATCGGAACCGTCTGGATCGCGGTGTCACGCATCCGGCGGCGCCGCGCCGCAGCGTCCGGACCGACCGAAGCTGTTGGCGCACGCGGAGACTTTGCCAAGATACCGCTCGGTGTCGCGATCGCGGCAGGCGGCATCGCGATGGTGGTACTCCGGCACACATAGCGCTTGGCGATCAATTGGGTCGCAGGTTCACCCGATCGAGCGTCGGATCGTATCGCAAGTCGATTCCCATCTGCCGCAGCCGCTGGAACGATACCGGCCCGCGTTCCGGCAAGCTGGCCAGCTGCGATGAAACCCGTGGCTGCCCCGTCAGCAGCGATTTGAGCTGGCGCGCTTCGACATAGAGTTGAGCGTCGTCGTCGACGTTGATCGGGATCGATCCGATCGAGGTATTGCCGACAAACACTGGCTTGCGGACAGCGATCGTTCCGCTGGCAGAACGCGACACCGCAGCCGATGATCCCGACTGCCCGTCGAGCGAGAAATCGGACGGGAGGATTTCGTATCCACCGATGACTTCGGCACGCGGCGATTGCGGGACGGACTGTGCCCCGGCCTGCTGCTGGCTATCGGCTGGTTCCGTGATCGCTTCGCCCGCAACGGGCGCGGTCTCCGAAGCCGTCTCGATCGCGCCGCTGACCACATCCTGCGAGGTCGGCCTGTCGATACCCACTACCAGCGTTTGGGCCGCTCTGGGTGCCCCCTCCGCCGAAACGGAACCGGTTGAAGAGCCGGCGAGTGCGCGCACATGAGGATACAGGGTTGCCGCCTGCAGCGCACCCAGGATGCCAATCGTGTAGGCGAACAGTGCCCGTCGTCGCAGACTGTTTCCGGACGCTCCGCGCAGCAAGCGCACGGGGTTGGCAAATTCGGGCATCGTCCCTCCGCACCGACTGCGGGGAACCTAGCATTTCCGTTGCCAACGAGCCAGTTCCAGATTGCTGCACGGGGAAGGGCGCGCAAGGCATCAGCGGGTAGGGCGGATCGCGCCTAGAAGTCGTAGATCAGCGTCACCCGGCTCAGCGTATCGGTTTTGACGGCCCCGAGCGGAGGGTCGGTGTCATGTTCGACAGTGTAGGATAGCCGCACCGAGAAATTGCCGGCGATCGCCGCCTGCAATCCCGTATCGGAAATGTAGGTGCTGGACCCGCCTTGGATGAAAGCGCTGGCGTCTTCGGTGAACACGAGATTTTCGGCGATCTGCCAGTCGAAATCGGCCGCGGCGAGCGCAGCGATGCGGCTGGTGCTTCCGCCCCCAACCAGCTCGGTGCGCCGCCATGCAGGGCCCGCCTTGACCGACAACGCCATGCTGTCGTTGTCGATCACGTCATAGCCGAGACCTCCGGAGGTCGAATAGCGCGCTGAAAAGCCCTGAAAGCGGTCGCGCTCATACTGACCTAAGGCATAGGCGAACAGTCGATCGGTGATCTTCCAATTGGGTTCGTAGGCGGCGAGGAACTGCTCGCGCGTCACCACGCCTGCGGTCTCCTGGTAATCGACCCGCGCGCGAAACTTGTGGCGCCAGTCGATTCCTTCACGGGTCAGCTTGAGACCTGCGGTAACACCGGCATTGTCCGAATTGCCGGTCGAACGGAACGCGCCCAGCTCCCCCTTGCCGGTCCAGTTTTCGAACAGGCCCGCATCGCGGATCGCCGCCGCTTCCGCTGCAGCCGCGTCAGCCGCGACGGCGGCAAGGTCAGCCTCGTAGTCCGACAGAATCGTGTCGAGCTCCGCGCCATCATCGGGATTGGTCTGCCGCGCCAGGTCGATCACCGTGCGCACGGCCTCCTCGTCGCCGCGCTCGATCGCGGCATCGATCATCGCGCGAACCGGACCGGGCAATTCGGCATTGGCAGGCGTGGCAAGAAACAGCGCGCTCGTCGCAACACTGGCGGCCAGAATGGTGTTTTTCATGAATGTCTCAGCGTTCGAAATGGGGAAGAGGTCCCACAAATTTTGCTCGAATGCGATCTGAGGCCTTCCGCGGCCAGCGGCGCAACCGCCTTGCAAGACGCGCCACGATCGCTGCCGACAGGCCCGGTTGAGCCAAGAAGGACACCGGAGCTCTCGCTGCCGCAGTTGTGCACGGCGCAACCGGACAGAGCGGCTGCGGCTGGTGCGCCTTACCGCACCCGTGGCCCGCCGAACGGCAGCGGCGGAGGGGGACGTCGCGCGCCGCGCGGCAGCTGCGCCTGATAGGCCCGTCCGCAATGCTCGACGCAATAGGGGAAGCCCGGGTTCACATCCTGTCCGCAAAAGTGGAAATCGGGTTCGCCCGGGTGGCCCATCGGCCAGCGGCAGACCTTGTCCGACAGATCGAGAAGACTGGTCTTGTCGGCGATCGCGGGGCTGGGCTTGGCGGGCACCAGGCGGCGAGGCGGGGCAGGCGGGATCGGCGGCTGCTGATCGCCCGGCCCCTGGCGCAGAAATCCACCCGGGCCGACCGAGACGATCTTGGGCAGTTCGGGTGTCGGATTGGGGATCGGCTGCGAAGGCGAAGACGAAGCCGCCCCCGACTTTGCGCCCGACACGCTTTCGGCCGGCCTGGAAGACGGCTTTGCCGCAGGCTTGGCGGTCTTGGCCGCCGGTTTTCTCGCCGCCGGTTTGGGCGCCGCCTTCTTGGCTGCCTTCTTCTTCTCGTTGGCCTTCACCGGCGAGGGGCGCGATTTGAGCCCCAGCCGGTGCGCCTTGCCGATCACCGCGTTGCGACTCACGCCGCCCAGTTCCTCGGCGATCTGGCTCGCTGTCGAACCGCCTTCCCACATTTTCTTGAGGGTCGCGATCCGCTCGTCAGTCCAACTCATAGATACGTGCTTTCCATTCCTGTTCGTCGTCGAGCGCACGCCTTGTCAGCACTCGGTCGAGACCGTAGGCGCTGATGCCATGACCGATCTACCTCACGCGGACCCTGCGACGGACGCTGCTTCCTTGGAGAAACCTGCCGGGGGAAGCGCCCGGTTCTCGCCGCGCGGTGTGCCGATCATAACCGGGATCAACCGCGTGGGTCTGTTCGCGCTCTATATGAAGGAGGTGCGGCGGTTTCTCAAGGTCCAGACGCAGACCATTTGGGCTCCGGCGGTCACGACCCTGCTGTTCCTGGTCATATTCACGGTCGCCCTCGGGCGTGGAGGGCGCGAAGTGCTGGGCGTGCCGTTCGCCAGTTTTGTGGCCCCGGGCCTGATCGTGATGGGGATGATGCAGAACGCGTTTGCCAATTCCTCGTTCTCGCTGCTGTCCGGCAAGATCCAGGGGACGATCATCGATCTGTTGATGCCGCCGCTGTCCCCGGGCGAGCTGATGGCGGGGATCGTCGCAGCGGCGGTGACACGCGCGATTGCGGTGGGATGCACCGTGGCTCTGGCGATGGTGCTGTGGCCCGGCGTCAGCCTTGCCGTGGAACACACCTGGGCAGTCGTGTGGTTCGGGCTGATGGGGTCGGTGATGCTTGCTCTGCTGGGTCTCGCAACCTCGATCTGGGCCGAAAAGTTCGATCACAACGCGGCGATCACCAATTTCGTCATCGCGCCGCTGTCGCTGCTGTCGGGCACGTTCTACGTGATCGACAACCTCCACGGCGTCTTCCAGTCGGTCAGCCGCGCCAACCCGTTCTTCTACGTGATCTCCGGCTTTCGTTACGGTTTCCTTGGCGAGAGCGATATTGGCTCGCACGGCGATGTGATCGTCGCCGCGATTGGCCTTGGATTGTTCAACGTGGTGATCGCTCTTGCGGTCTACGGCATCCTGCGA
The Erythrobacter sp. JK5 DNA segment above includes these coding regions:
- a CDS encoding GcrA family cell cycle regulator codes for the protein MSWTDERIATLKKMWEGGSTASQIAEELGGVSRNAVIGKAHRLGLKSRPSPVKANEKKKAAKKAAPKPAARKPAAKTAKPAAKPSSRPAESVSGAKSGAASSSPSQPIPNPTPELPKIVSVGPGGFLRQGPGDQQPPIPPAPPRRLVPAKPSPAIADKTSLLDLSDKVCRWPMGHPGEPDFHFCGQDVNPGFPYCVEHCGRAYQAQLPRGARRPPPPLPFGGPRVR
- a CDS encoding YdiY family protein translates to MKNTILAASVATSALFLATPANAELPGPVRAMIDAAIERGDEEAVRTVIDLARQTNPDDGAELDTILSDYEADLAAVAADAAAAEAAAIRDAGLFENWTGKGELGAFRSTGNSDNAGVTAGLKLTREGIDWRHKFRARVDYQETAGVVTREQFLAAYEPNWKITDRLFAYALGQYERDRFQGFSARYSTSGGLGYDVIDNDSMALSVKAGPAWRRTELVGGGSTSRIAALAAADFDWQIAENLVFTEDASAFIQGGSSTYISDTGLQAAIAGNFSVRLSYTVEHDTDPPLGAVKTDTLSRVTLIYDF
- a CDS encoding ABC transporter permease, whose product is MTDLPHADPATDAASLEKPAGGSARFSPRGVPIITGINRVGLFALYMKEVRRFLKVQTQTIWAPAVTTLLFLVIFTVALGRGGREVLGVPFASFVAPGLIVMGMMQNAFANSSFSLLSGKIQGTIIDLLMPPLSPGELMAGIVAAAVTRAIAVGCTVALAMVLWPGVSLAVEHTWAVVWFGLMGSVMLALLGLATSIWAEKFDHNAAITNFVIAPLSLLSGTFYVIDNLHGVFQSVSRANPFFYVISGFRYGFLGESDIGSHGDVIVAAIGLGLFNVVIALAVYGILRSGWRLKS
- a CDS encoding prepilin peptidase; the protein is MNAIIAGVLCGLLVLAAWLDGRYRLLPNWLAVLILCCGVATIFTGSHAAPWWSHPGHAGIALVIGFALFARGWLGGGDAKTYAALALSFPMSQAFGLLAATSIAMLAIGTVWIAVSRIRRRRAAASGPTEAVGARGDFAKIPLGVAIAAGGIAMVVLRHT